CTGGATCGATATAGAGAACTGATGCTTTTGCGAGTGGTGTAAACAAATAAAAGAAAATAACAACGATTAAAATTCTTGAACTCAATAGTCGAACCATTATCTATCCTTCTTTTAGTGCATATTAAAAATTTGCCAGTATAATTGCTACAATATAAAAGGATTAAACCAAAAATTGAGTGCTCAGAAATTCTTTTAATTTTTTAAGAGATTTCGCTCTGTGGCTGATTTTATTCTTTTCTTCTGAAGATAGCTCTGCGTATGTCAAGTCATAACCATTCGGCTTAAACACAGGATCATATCCAAAGCCGTTTTTCCCCCGAGGTTCATCGATTATTTCTCCTTCCATATATCCCTCAAATATCTCATCAAAGTTATCGGACTTAACGCTGATGATACTCACAAATTTAGCACGATGTGGCTTTGGTTTATTTCGTAATTCCTTGAGAAGCTTT
The Ignavibacteria bacterium genome window above contains:
- a CDS encoding non-canonical purine NTP pyrophosphatase (hydrolyzes non-standard nucleotides such as xanthine and inosine) translates to IADDSGLMVELLDGKPGVHSARYAGPNCSYADNNLKLLKELRNKPKPHRAKFVSIISVKSDNFDEIFEGYMEGEIIDEPRGKNGFGYDPVFKPNGYDLTYAELSSEEKNKISHRAKSLKKLKEFLSTQFLV